In a single window of the Raphanus sativus cultivar WK10039 chromosome 9, ASM80110v3, whole genome shotgun sequence genome:
- the LOC108826662 gene encoding uncharacterized protein LOC108826662 isoform X1 produces the protein MKSLISSLPVSDWTNEWGAPVFMRYEPGSEPVEKCDYLPCIRRGENQGPFLTQEEEKRRFKEQVKSSKGFDINFEEFRCGFNYVPVDFDENYYLSDTDTTRGVIERLSRESLDRYSKRTGKGFEFVEVIKANTHPTGTAADMFYTTFRAKEPSDDQPKDFQAMVCYFFYTSNKYHSAN, from the exons ATGAAGTCCCTAATCTCGAGTCTCCCTGTCTCAGATTGGACAAATGAGTGGGGGGCACCAGTGTTTATGCGATACGAGCCTGGTTCTGAGCCTGTGGAAAAGTGTGATTATCTTCCATGCATCAGGCGAGGTGAGAATCAAGGACCGTTTCTCACTCAGGAAGAAGAGAAACGCCGCTTTAAAGAACAAGTCAAGAGTAGCAAG GGTTTTGACATCAACTTTGAGGAGTTCCGCTGCGGTTTTAATTACGTACCAGTTGATTTCGATGAAAACTACTATTTGAGCGATACAGACACCACCAGAGGAGTGATAGAGAGGCTCTCTCGGGAATCACTTGACCGTTACAGCAAAAGAACG GGTAAAGGTTTTGAATTTGTTGAGGTTATCAAAGCCAATACTCACCCGACGGGTACTGCTGCCGATATGTTTTACACTACCTTTAGAGCTAAGGAGCCTTCAGATGATCAGCCAAAAGACTTCCAAGCTATGGTCTGCTATTTCTTTTATACCTCAAACAAGTACCACTCCGCCAACTAA
- the LOC108826662 gene encoding uncharacterized protein LOC108826662 isoform X2 translates to MAEPGGPDWTNEWGAPVFMRYEPGSEPVEKCDYLPCIRRGENQGPFLTQEEEKRRFKEQVKSSKGFDINFEEFRCGFNYVPVDFDENYYLSDTDTTRGVIERLSRESLDRYSKRTGKGFEFVEVIKANTHPTGTAADMFYTTFRAKEPSDDQPKDFQAMVCYFFYTSNKYHSAN, encoded by the exons ATGGCGGAGCCGGGCGGGCCAG ATTGGACAAATGAGTGGGGGGCACCAGTGTTTATGCGATACGAGCCTGGTTCTGAGCCTGTGGAAAAGTGTGATTATCTTCCATGCATCAGGCGAGGTGAGAATCAAGGACCGTTTCTCACTCAGGAAGAAGAGAAACGCCGCTTTAAAGAACAAGTCAAGAGTAGCAAG GGTTTTGACATCAACTTTGAGGAGTTCCGCTGCGGTTTTAATTACGTACCAGTTGATTTCGATGAAAACTACTATTTGAGCGATACAGACACCACCAGAGGAGTGATAGAGAGGCTCTCTCGGGAATCACTTGACCGTTACAGCAAAAGAACG GGTAAAGGTTTTGAATTTGTTGAGGTTATCAAAGCCAATACTCACCCGACGGGTACTGCTGCCGATATGTTTTACACTACCTTTAGAGCTAAGGAGCCTTCAGATGATCAGCCAAAAGACTTCCAAGCTATGGTCTGCTATTTCTTTTATACCTCAAACAAGTACCACTCCGCCAACTAA
- the LOC108823670 gene encoding uncharacterized protein LOC108823670 isoform X1, with protein MTKDDGEMADEQKKKKPCRFWIWALSSVLFRLILISFSGNLNLSSRPEVSTPLTSIRRLAEGYWLKQASMSPYAGSMYHGSPLLLSLLGPLTVQRIKGQPSHLFCSLVFVIADILSALLLRGIGHKLQMAYGLNARLLGLLKSPRDKEGILPCGDIAALVYLWNPFTIVCCVGLSTSPIENLAVILALNGAVTRRVPLAAFGLVMATHLSLYPAILTIPVIFLLGYGLDAPPLKLFLQTRNVESENRSTSSASKQAKSKPIAKLPFLWKTVLHFVFWVLVWSLCVMVLCSLSLSKHGGLEEMFKRTYGFILSIEDLSPNIGVFWYFFAEVFDFFRNFFLIVFHVNILFMLLPLAIRLKHRPCFLAFIYLAISSLLKSYPSVGDSALYLSLWALFVNELADMKFSFFLFCGYLGVSLLSPVMHNLWIWRGTGNANFYFGNAIGYTCFQIVFVVESVSAMLNHDRALKKCNSNHQKIESTKPSEGKLHHT; from the exons atgactAAAGACGACGGAGAAATGGCGGatgaacagaagaagaagaagccatgccGGTTCTGGATTTGGGCTTTATCATCCGTACTTTTCCGATTGATCCTGATCTCATTCTCGGGAAATCTCAACCTCTCTTCCCGTCCTGAGGTCTCCACTCCTCTCACCAGCATCCGCCGCC ttGCTGAAGGTTACTGGTTGAAGCAGGCATCAATGTCACCATATGCAG GATCTATGTATCATGGCTCTCCGTTGCTCCTCTCGCTTCTCGGACCTCTCACAGTTCAGAG GATTAAAGGGCAACCAAGTCACCTCTTTTGCAG CTTGGTTTTTGTTATTGCAGATATATTGAGTGCATTGCTTCTTAGAGGTATTGGTCACAAACTCCAGATGGCTTATGGATTGAATGCCAGGCTACTTGGCCTTCTTAAGTCGCCAAGGGATAAAGAAG GGATCCTACCATGCGGTGATATTGCTGCTCTTGTGTACTTATGGAATCCTTTCACAATCGTATGTTGTGTGGGTTTATCAACTTCCCCAATCGAAAATCTGGCTGTCATATTGGCACTAAATGGAGCAGTTACTC GACGAGTTCCTCTGGCGGCATTTGGTTTAGTCATGGCTACTCATTTATCTCTTTATCCTGCAATTCTGACTATTCCT GTAATCTTTTTATTGGGATACGGTTTGGATGCTCCTCCTCTGAAATTGTTCCTTCAGACCAGAAATGTAGAAAGTGAGAACAGATCAACCTCTTCTGCTTCTAAACAAGCCAAATCGAAACCGATTGCAAAACTTCCCTTTCTATGGAAAACAGTCCTGCACTTCGTGTTCTGGGTACTTGTGTGGTCGCTCTGTGTAATGGTTTTGTGTAGCTTATCACTGAGTAAGCATGGTGGGCTCGAAGAGATGTTCAAGAG GACATATGGTTTCATTCTCAGTATCGAAGATCTGTCACCGAACATAGGAGTCTTTTG GTACTTCTTTGCAGAAGTCTTCGACTTCTTCAGAAACTTCTTCTTGATAGTATTCCACGTCAATATACTGTTTATGTTACTGCCTTTAGCCATACGGTTGAAACATCGACCTTGCTTCCTGGCTTTCATTTACTTGGCGATCTCCTCACTTCTTAAATCTTACCCTTCG GTTGGAGATTCAGCTTTATATTTGAGTTTGTGGGCATTGTTCGTCAATGAGTTAGCAG ATATGAAGTTCTCGTTCTTCCTCTTTTGTGGATATCTTGGTGTATCTCTCCTCAGCCCTGTGATGCACAATCTCTGGATATGGCGG GGCACCGGTAACGCCAATTTCTACTTTGGAAACGCTATTGGCTATACGTGCTTTCAG ATCGTTTTCGTGGTTGAGAGCGTAAGCGCAATGCTGAACCATGATCGGGCGCTGAAGAAATGTAACTCAAACCATCAGAAGATCGAGAGCACTAAGCCATCTGAAGGTAAATTGCACCACACGTGA
- the LOC108823670 gene encoding uncharacterized protein LOC108823670 isoform X2: MALRCSSRFSDLSQFRGLKGNQVTSFADILSALLLRGIGHKLQMAYGLNARLLGLLKSPRDKEGILPCGDIAALVYLWNPFTIVCCVGLSTSPIENLAVILALNGAVTRRVPLAAFGLVMATHLSLYPAILTIPVIFLLGYGLDAPPLKLFLQTRNVESENRSTSSASKQAKSKPIAKLPFLWKTVLHFVFWVLVWSLCVMVLCSLSLSKHGGLEEMFKRTYGFILSIEDLSPNIGVFWYFFAEVFDFFRNFFLIVFHVNILFMLLPLAIRLKHRPCFLAFIYLAISSLLKSYPSVGDSALYLSLWALFVNELADMKFSFFLFCGYLGVSLLSPVMHNLWIWRGTGNANFYFGNAIGYTCFQIVFVVESVSAMLNHDRALKKCNSNHQKIESTKPSEGKLHHT; encoded by the exons ATGGCTCTCCGTTGCTCCTCTCGCTTCTCGGACCTCTCACAGTTCAGAG GATTAAAGGGCAACCAAGTCACCTCTTTTGCAG ATATATTGAGTGCATTGCTTCTTAGAGGTATTGGTCACAAACTCCAGATGGCTTATGGATTGAATGCCAGGCTACTTGGCCTTCTTAAGTCGCCAAGGGATAAAGAAG GGATCCTACCATGCGGTGATATTGCTGCTCTTGTGTACTTATGGAATCCTTTCACAATCGTATGTTGTGTGGGTTTATCAACTTCCCCAATCGAAAATCTGGCTGTCATATTGGCACTAAATGGAGCAGTTACTC GACGAGTTCCTCTGGCGGCATTTGGTTTAGTCATGGCTACTCATTTATCTCTTTATCCTGCAATTCTGACTATTCCT GTAATCTTTTTATTGGGATACGGTTTGGATGCTCCTCCTCTGAAATTGTTCCTTCAGACCAGAAATGTAGAAAGTGAGAACAGATCAACCTCTTCTGCTTCTAAACAAGCCAAATCGAAACCGATTGCAAAACTTCCCTTTCTATGGAAAACAGTCCTGCACTTCGTGTTCTGGGTACTTGTGTGGTCGCTCTGTGTAATGGTTTTGTGTAGCTTATCACTGAGTAAGCATGGTGGGCTCGAAGAGATGTTCAAGAG GACATATGGTTTCATTCTCAGTATCGAAGATCTGTCACCGAACATAGGAGTCTTTTG GTACTTCTTTGCAGAAGTCTTCGACTTCTTCAGAAACTTCTTCTTGATAGTATTCCACGTCAATATACTGTTTATGTTACTGCCTTTAGCCATACGGTTGAAACATCGACCTTGCTTCCTGGCTTTCATTTACTTGGCGATCTCCTCACTTCTTAAATCTTACCCTTCG GTTGGAGATTCAGCTTTATATTTGAGTTTGTGGGCATTGTTCGTCAATGAGTTAGCAG ATATGAAGTTCTCGTTCTTCCTCTTTTGTGGATATCTTGGTGTATCTCTCCTCAGCCCTGTGATGCACAATCTCTGGATATGGCGG GGCACCGGTAACGCCAATTTCTACTTTGGAAACGCTATTGGCTATACGTGCTTTCAG ATCGTTTTCGTGGTTGAGAGCGTAAGCGCAATGCTGAACCATGATCGGGCGCTGAAGAAATGTAACTCAAACCATCAGAAGATCGAGAGCACTAAGCCATCTGAAGGTAAATTGCACCACACGTGA
- the LOC108828387 gene encoding scarecrow-like protein 28, with protein sequence MLAGCSSSSLLSPTRRLRSEAVAAAAATSSTVSVHFPMNTQRLDLPCSSSNFSRKETPSSRPLARSISLDNINTNNNKTGGCSLKQSIKLPPLATTRGNADGFSWNNDNNNREKKSLKRLAEDKEDESCLSRVKRQRGGEETGGDDHNMGFWFEHFTPAPLPFSLTCSGDNNDDEKVISSQPLPGHPHWVNSVITELAGLGDKDVETNRPASGSSTSASAESHSLRHSRVPQPTNGSRNPYSQHQGSSSIEGRINNGNNNNNNHRNDSQRDLELVNLLIGCLEAIRTRNIAAINHFIARTGELASPRGTTPMTRLISYYTEALALRVARMWPHIFHIAPPREFERTLEAADDALRFLNQVTPIPKFIHYTANSMLLRAFEGKERVHVIDFDIKQGLQWPSFFQSLASRPNPPRHVRITGVGESKHELNETGDRLHGFAEAMRLPFEFHPVVDRLEDVRLWMLHVKEGEAVAVNCVSQMHKTLYDGTGAAVRDFVGLVRSTNPVAVVVAEQEAEHNSRQLEGRVFNSLKYYSAVFDVMHKRLGVDSLMRVKIEEVLFGREIRNIVACEGSHRQERHVGFGQWRRMLEQLGFRSLGVSEREVLQSRMLLRMYGDGDEEFFNVERSDEDGGGVTLRWLDQPLYTVSAWSVGGV encoded by the coding sequence ATGTTGGCAGGTTGTTCAAGTTCATCATTGTTGTCACCGACCCGAAGATTAAGGAGTGAAGcagtagcagcagcagcagcaacatcATCAACCGTATCAGTGCATTTTCCCATGAACACACAGAGACTGGACTTACCCTGCAGCAGTAGTAACTTCTCCCGCAAGGAAACACCTTCGAGCCGACCACTTGCACGAAGCATCTCCCTCGACAACATcaacaccaacaacaacaaaactgGTGGATGTTCGCTTAAGCAGAGCATAAAGCTTCCACCTTTGGCAACTACAAGAGGAAACGCAGATGGGTTTTCTTGGAACAACGACAACAAcaacagagagaagaagagcTTAAAGAGATTGGCTGAAGACAAGGAGGACGAGTCTTGTCTGAGCAGAGTTAAGAGACAAAGAGGTGGAGAAGAAACAGGTGGAGATGATCACAACATGGGTTTCTGGTTTGAACATTTCACTCCAGCACCGTTACCCTTTTCTTTGACATGTTCAGGTGATAATAACGATGATGAAAAGGTGATCTCTTCTCAGCCTTTACCGGGTCATCCACACTGGGTTAACTCGGTGATAACCGAGTTAGCTGGTTTAGGCGATAAGGACGTTGAGACTAACCGTCCTGCTTCAGGATCATCAACAAGCGCATCAGCAGAGAGTCATAGCCTTAGACACAGCAGAGTACCACAACCAACAAACGGTTCAAGAAACCCATATTCACAACACCAAGGCAGCAGCAGCATTGAAGGAAGGATCAACAAcggcaacaacaacaacaacaaccacaggAACGATTCACAGAGAGATCTAGAGCTAGTGAACCTCCTCATCGGATGCTTAGAAGCGATCAGGACAAGAAACATAGCAGCCATCAACCATTTCATCGCGAGAACAGGCGAACTCGCTTCTCCCAGAGGAACCACACCGATGACTCGTCTCATATCTTACTACACCGAAGCTTTAGCTCTAAGAGTGGCTCGCATGTGGCCTCACATCTTCCACATCGCGCCGCCTCGCGAGTTCGAAAGAACCCTCGAGGCCGCCGACGACGCGCTTAGGTTCTTGAACCAAGTGACACCCATCCCGAAGTTCATCCACTACACAGCGAACTCAATGCTGCTCAGAGCGTTCGAAGGGAAAGAGAGAGTCCACGTCATCGACTTCGACATCAAGCAAGGGCTACAATGGCCGAGCTTCTTCCAGAGCCTAGCTTCGAGGCCGAACCCCCCGCGCCACGTGCGGATCACGGGCGTGGGGGAGTCGAAACACGAGCTGAACGAGACGGGAGACCGCCTCCACGGCTTCGCGGAGGCGATGCGTCTCCCGTTCGAGTTCCACCCCGTGGTGGACAGGCTCGAGGACGTGAGGCTGTGGATGCTCCACGTCAAGGAAGGAGAAGCAGTCGCCGTGAACTGCGTTTCGCAGATGCACAAGACGCTCTACGACGGGACGGGAGCCGCGGTTAGGGACTTTGTTGGTCTGGTGAGGAGCACGAACCCTGTGGCTGTCGTTGTCGCGGAACAGGAGGCGGAGCACAACTCGAGGCAGCTCGAGGGGAGAGTGTTTAACTCGCTCAAGTACTACTCGGCGGTTTTCGACGTGATGCACAAGCGTCTCGGGGTGGATAGCTTGATGAGGGTTAAGATCGAGGAGGTTTTGTTCGGGAGGGAGATCAGGAACATTGTGGCGTGCGAAGGAAGTCATCGGCAGGAGAGGCATGTGGGGTTTGGGCAGTGGAGGAGGATGCTGGAGCAGTTAGGGTTTCGGAGTCTTGGAGTTTCGGAGAGAGAGGTTTTGCAGAGCAGGATGTTGCTTAGGATGTATGGAGATGGGGATGAGGAGTTCTTTAATGTAGAGAGGAGCGATGAAGACGGAGGAGGAGTCACGTTAAGGTGGTTGGATCAGCCGCTTTACACGGTCTCGGCTTGGAGTGTCGGAGgggtttaa